The Apibacter raozihei genome contains a region encoding:
- a CDS encoding HAD family hydrolase, whose translation MNKLNITLFLYLLLLIPCNSSSQAFRKINGFSKAVNERLEIFLNSTITKTDRKVAVFDCDGTLLGQAPFYLSEEAIYSYAKANFYKKEDELSKVKMNYVYELLHPKEEYDYLQNSLNFLAGLSPKEIEQIGLHTYHEKFHGKFYPEMKQLLENLKEYGFEIWIITASTEVLYQGFINQELGIPKERIIGMKSVITADNIVSNQLMIPYPQDNGKAEAINTYIKTQPLLVAGNSRGDMEMMNLASKIKIIVNPDNTYIENGKHLGAMKGYTVKEYWNQDPDCLEVYCNDVNDHKISYASEEFGITPNQEHKKNK comes from the coding sequence ATGAATAAATTAAATATAACGCTTTTTTTATACTTATTATTATTAATACCTTGCAATTCGTCATCTCAAGCGTTTAGAAAAATCAATGGTTTTTCTAAAGCTGTTAACGAACGTTTAGAAATTTTCCTGAATTCTACAATTACAAAAACTGATCGAAAAGTTGCTGTTTTTGATTGTGATGGAACCCTTTTGGGTCAAGCTCCTTTTTATCTTTCCGAAGAAGCTATTTACAGCTATGCTAAAGCCAATTTTTATAAAAAGGAAGATGAACTTTCCAAAGTAAAAATGAATTATGTTTACGAGCTATTGCATCCTAAAGAAGAATACGATTATTTACAAAACAGTCTGAATTTTCTGGCAGGTTTATCACCTAAAGAAATAGAGCAGATAGGACTACATACATATCATGAAAAATTTCATGGAAAATTTTATCCTGAAATGAAACAACTTTTAGAAAATTTAAAAGAATATGGATTTGAAATCTGGATAATTACTGCTTCAACTGAAGTTTTATATCAAGGATTTATTAATCAGGAATTAGGAATTCCAAAAGAAAGGATAATTGGAATGAAATCTGTTATAACTGCTGATAATATTGTTTCCAATCAACTAATGATACCATACCCTCAAGACAACGGTAAAGCAGAAGCCATTAATACCTATATTAAAACTCAGCCGTTATTAGTTGCAGGTAATAGCCGTGGTGACATGGAAATGATGAATTTGGCTTCAAAAATAAAAATTATAGTTAATCCAGATAACACATATATTGAAAATGGAAAACATTTAGGAGCTATGAAAGGTTATACTGTTAAAGAGTATTGGAATCAAGATCCTGATTGCTTAGAAGTATATTGTAATGATGTTAACGATCATAAAATTTCTTATGCAAGTGAAGAATTTGGTATTACACCGAACCAGGAACATAAAAAAAATAAATAA
- the trxB gene encoding thioredoxin-disulfide reductase: MSENINILQTVIIGSGPAGFTAAIYAARAEMNPVLISGMELGGQLTTTTEVENFPGYPEGITGPEMMIQLQNQAEKFGTKVIVDKVTEVVFGSNSKEFHTIKTSSGNEYQTHTIIISTGASAKYLGKEFEDTYRGGGVSACATCDGFFYRGRNVVVVGGGDTAAEEATYLAKICKTVYMVVRKDYLKASKIMQERVEATSNIVLMYNHEVTNLKGENNLVSQAVVIDNLTQEEKILDVDGLFIAIGHSPNTDIFKGKLDMDETGYLTVKPFTTETNIAGVFAAGDVADKRYRQAITAAGSGCMAALDAEKYLTSIGH, translated from the coding sequence ATGTCAGAAAATATAAATATTTTACAAACTGTTATTATCGGTTCTGGTCCTGCGGGATTTACTGCTGCAATTTATGCCGCACGTGCAGAAATGAACCCTGTTTTAATTTCAGGAATGGAACTGGGTGGGCAGTTAACTACTACTACTGAAGTTGAAAACTTTCCGGGTTATCCTGAAGGAATAACCGGTCCCGAAATGATGATACAATTACAAAATCAGGCGGAAAAATTTGGTACAAAAGTTATCGTAGACAAAGTCACAGAAGTTGTTTTTGGTAGTAATTCAAAAGAATTTCACACAATAAAAACTTCTTCCGGTAATGAATACCAGACACATACGATTATTATTTCTACCGGTGCAAGTGCAAAGTATTTGGGAAAAGAATTTGAAGATACATATCGTGGAGGAGGAGTATCAGCATGCGCTACTTGCGATGGCTTTTTTTACAGAGGTAGAAACGTTGTTGTTGTAGGTGGAGGAGATACGGCTGCTGAAGAGGCTACCTATCTGGCTAAGATATGCAAAACTGTTTATATGGTTGTTCGTAAAGATTATCTCAAAGCCTCTAAAATAATGCAAGAAAGAGTAGAAGCTACCTCCAACATAGTATTGATGTATAATCACGAAGTAACTAATCTTAAAGGCGAAAATAATTTGGTTTCTCAGGCTGTAGTCATTGATAATCTAACCCAAGAAGAAAAAATTCTTGACGTTGACGGTCTGTTTATCGCTATTGGACACTCACCTAATACAGATATATTTAAAGGAAAATTAGATATGGATGAAACCGGATATCTTACAGTAAAACCTTTTACTACAGAAACAAATATAGCTGGAGTTTTTGCTGCCGGAGATGTTGCAGACAAACGTTACAGGCAAGCAATTACTGCTGCGGGTTCAGGTTGTATGGCAGCTTTGGATGCAGAAAAATATTTAACATCCATAGGACATTAA
- the recR gene encoding recombination mediator RecR, giving the protein MNFSSKILEKAVEEISQLPGIGKRTALRLALHLLDVPEIQTDNLIQALGHLVHDIKHCKECNNLSDTEICSICANPYRDGNIICVVEDVRDVMAIESTQQFSGKYHVLGGRISPMEGISASDLCITPLVTRVKEENTQEIIFALSATIEGDTTMFYLYKMLGETSAKFTTIARGIGVGDELEYTDELTLIRSIQNRIPYQQGLK; this is encoded by the coding sequence ATGAATTTTTCCAGTAAAATTTTAGAAAAAGCTGTGGAAGAAATTTCACAGCTTCCGGGTATAGGAAAACGAACGGCTTTACGTTTAGCTTTACACCTTCTAGATGTACCAGAAATTCAGACTGATAATCTTATACAGGCATTGGGGCATTTAGTACATGATATAAAACATTGCAAAGAATGTAATAATTTATCTGATACTGAAATCTGTTCTATTTGTGCAAATCCATACCGTGATGGAAATATTATTTGCGTAGTAGAAGATGTTAGAGATGTTATGGCTATTGAAAGTACCCAACAATTTAGTGGTAAATATCATGTTTTGGGAGGAAGAATATCTCCCATGGAAGGTATTAGTGCATCGGATTTATGTATTACACCATTAGTTACTCGTGTAAAAGAAGAAAATACTCAGGAAATTATATTTGCATTAAGCGCAACTATTGAAGGGGATACTACGATGTTTTATTTATATAAAATGCTTGGAGAAACGAGCGCAAAATTCACGACAATAGCTAGGGGAATCGGGGTTGGCGATGAACTTGAATATACAGATGAATTAACATTAATACGGTCCATACAAAACAGGATTCCTTATCAGCAGGGGCTAAAATAA
- a CDS encoding glycosyltransferase family 2 protein produces MIQLSVIIVNYNSKFYLKSCLESVNDASRNLNVEIIVIDNDSSDGSYEFIILDFPQITWIQNSENLGFSKANNIAFKKSSGKYILFINPDVIVSQTALEELYVFSQNQQNLGAIGVRMTDEHGNYRLESKRNIPNPSNTFSKLFSYLKFFSKNIQSKGYYNVSISEYEIGKIEILTGAFFWVSGKVYEEAGGFDESYFMYGEDIDLSYTILRLGYQNYYYGKSTVVHYKGKSTVKNKQYYQRFFGAMKIFIKKYYSRPYYLYILLLTGLNVRYYLALTLDKLKKK; encoded by the coding sequence ATGATACAACTTTCTGTTATTATAGTTAATTATAACTCGAAATTTTATTTAAAAAGTTGTTTGGAAAGTGTTAATGATGCTTCTAGAAATTTAAATGTTGAAATTATAGTAATAGATAATGATTCGTCTGACGGGAGTTATGAATTTATAATTTTAGATTTTCCTCAAATTACATGGATTCAAAATTCTGAAAATTTAGGTTTTTCAAAAGCTAACAACATAGCTTTTAAAAAGTCTTCAGGAAAATATATACTTTTTATTAATCCCGATGTCATAGTATCACAAACAGCACTTGAAGAACTATATGTTTTTTCACAAAACCAACAGAATTTGGGAGCTATAGGTGTTCGTATGACTGATGAACATGGAAATTATCGCTTAGAATCTAAGAGAAACATACCTAACCCTAGTAATACATTCAGTAAGCTTTTTTCGTACTTGAAATTTTTTTCCAAAAATATACAGTCTAAAGGATATTACAATGTTAGTATAAGTGAATATGAAATCGGGAAAATTGAAATTCTTACAGGAGCTTTTTTTTGGGTTTCCGGAAAAGTTTATGAAGAAGCGGGAGGATTTGATGAATCCTATTTTATGTATGGAGAAGATATTGATCTTAGCTATACAATTTTAAGATTAGGATATCAAAATTACTACTATGGGAAATCTACAGTTGTACATTACAAAGGAAAATCAACAGTCAAAAATAAACAATATTATCAAAGATTTTTTGGAGCCATGAAAATATTTATCAAAAAATATTATTCAAGACCTTATTATCTTTATATACTACTTCTTACGGGTTTAAATGTCAGATATTATCTTGCACTAACTCTTGATAAATTAAAAAAGAAATAA
- a CDS encoding MFS transporter, which yields MYKEFSLSEKKRIRSGVFAFYFAQGICFASWASRIPDIKNYMNMDDASWGNILLMLPIGQILGMALSGFLISKLGSRKVLLIALPCYSLCLIAIGLSPSPLLLVTSLILFGFFGNFCNISVNTQGIIVENIYNKSIMSSFHGGWSVAGFVGSLFGLLLVNLGLEPYQHFILILFIVVIFMVINYKYLQPDMKPREVKISVDSPVEKKKNKPENFLFFLGITAFCGMASEGAMFDWSSIYFEKIVKAPENIAPLGFAAFMVMMASGRFFADAATRKWGRLRIVQISGILISFGLFLAVIFPHIIVTTIAFMIIGLGVSSIIPVIYSLAGQKTKIPTGMALTIVSSIGFIGFLLGPPIIGYISHASNLRYSYALIGIFGICIFVLSSKLKIFKEKN from the coding sequence ATGTACAAAGAATTTTCTCTTTCTGAAAAAAAACGGATTCGTTCCGGAGTTTTTGCTTTTTATTTTGCACAAGGAATATGTTTTGCCAGCTGGGCAAGCAGGATACCAGATATTAAAAATTACATGAACATGGATGATGCTTCATGGGGAAATATTCTTTTAATGCTTCCTATCGGGCAAATTTTAGGTATGGCTCTTTCGGGATTTCTTATTTCTAAATTAGGAAGTAGAAAGGTCTTATTAATTGCCCTGCCTTGTTATAGTTTATGTCTAATAGCTATCGGATTGTCTCCTAGCCCTTTATTACTAGTAACCAGCCTTATTTTATTTGGTTTTTTTGGTAATTTTTGCAATATATCAGTAAATACGCAAGGAATTATAGTTGAAAATATTTATAATAAATCCATTATGTCTTCTTTTCACGGAGGTTGGAGCGTAGCCGGTTTTGTAGGATCTTTATTTGGTTTATTACTTGTTAATCTGGGGCTTGAACCTTATCAGCATTTTATACTGATTCTTTTTATCGTAGTTATATTTATGGTTATAAATTATAAATATTTACAGCCTGACATGAAACCCCGAGAGGTTAAAATTTCTGTAGATTCTCCGGTTGAAAAAAAGAAAAATAAACCGGAAAATTTTTTATTTTTCCTGGGTATAACAGCTTTCTGTGGAATGGCTTCAGAAGGAGCCATGTTTGATTGGAGTAGTATTTACTTTGAAAAAATAGTTAAAGCACCTGAAAATATAGCTCCTTTAGGTTTTGCTGCTTTCATGGTTATGATGGCTTCTGGTAGATTTTTCGCTGATGCTGCCACCCGTAAATGGGGAAGGTTAAGAATTGTACAAATTTCCGGAATCTTAATTTCCTTCGGGTTATTTTTAGCTGTAATATTTCCTCACATTATCGTCACTACTATTGCTTTTATGATTATAGGATTAGGGGTTTCAAGTATCATCCCTGTAATATACAGTCTGGCCGGACAAAAAACTAAAATTCCTACAGGCATGGCACTTACTATTGTTTCCAGTATAGGATTTATCGGTTTTTTATTAGGCCCTCCTATCATTGGTTATATTTCTCATGCAAGTAATTTAAGATACTCTTATGCTTTAATAGGAATATTTGGAATTTGTATTTTTGTATTATCATCCAAATTAAAAATATTTAAAGAAAAAAATTAA
- a CDS encoding amino acid permease — MLKNKESKEQKGLKRGLSNRHIQLIALGGAIGTGLFLGIGPAAVLAGPSVIIGYSIAGFIAFMIMRQLGEMVVEEPVSGSFSHFAYKYWGNFAGFASGWNYWILYILVSMSELTAIGVYVQFWWPEIPLWLSSLFFFVVINLLNLANVKIYGEAEFWFSIIKVFAIVAMIAFGAYLLISGSAGPQARISNLWNDGGFFPKGIFSLDAEGKYQGLLAAMAFIMFSFGGLELIGITAAEAENPEKTIPKATNQVIYRILIFYVGALIILFSLSPWQDITPGSSPFVTIFSSLKGFQFTILGTTFYFTSIVANVLNLVVLTAALSVYNSSVYSNSRMLYGLAVQGNAPKFLIRLNKNHVPIMAILVSAVFAAICVVINKLIPEKALSYLMSLVVSALIINWIMISLTHLYFKKNKIKQGIVQTKFPAFWYPVGNYICLIFLAAILPIMWMTGMELSVELIPVWVIILYISYFMVNKK; from the coding sequence ATCTTGAAAAATAAAGAGTCTAAAGAACAAAAAGGATTAAAAAGAGGCCTTTCTAATCGTCATATTCAGTTAATTGCCTTGGGTGGAGCCATAGGTACAGGATTATTTTTAGGAATAGGTCCGGCAGCTGTTTTGGCTGGTCCTTCTGTTATTATAGGTTATTCCATTGCAGGTTTTATAGCATTTATGATTATGAGACAATTAGGGGAAATGGTCGTTGAAGAACCTGTATCGGGTAGTTTTAGCCATTTTGCATATAAATACTGGGGTAATTTTGCCGGTTTTGCTTCCGGATGGAATTACTGGATACTCTATATATTGGTCAGCATGTCAGAATTAACTGCTATAGGTGTTTATGTACAGTTTTGGTGGCCTGAAATACCTTTGTGGTTATCCAGTCTTTTTTTCTTTGTTGTTATTAATTTATTGAATCTTGCGAATGTTAAAATTTACGGAGAAGCTGAATTCTGGTTTTCAATTATAAAAGTATTTGCCATTGTAGCGATGATTGCATTTGGAGCGTATCTTTTAATAAGCGGAAGTGCAGGTCCACAAGCCAGAATTTCTAATTTATGGAATGACGGTGGTTTTTTTCCAAAAGGAATATTTTCATTAGATGCAGAAGGTAAATATCAGGGCTTATTAGCAGCTATGGCTTTTATTATGTTCTCTTTTGGCGGATTAGAGCTTATAGGCATTACTGCTGCAGAAGCTGAAAATCCTGAAAAAACCATTCCGAAAGCAACTAATCAGGTAATCTATAGAATTTTAATTTTTTATGTTGGAGCTTTAATTATTTTGTTTTCCTTATCTCCCTGGCAAGATATAACCCCGGGGAGCAGTCCTTTTGTAACTATATTCAGCTCACTAAAAGGGTTTCAGTTCACTATATTAGGTACCACTTTTTATTTCACCAGTATTGTTGCAAATGTCTTGAATTTAGTAGTGTTAACAGCAGCTTTATCCGTATATAATAGTAGTGTTTATAGTAATAGTCGGATGCTTTATGGCCTTGCAGTACAAGGCAACGCACCTAAGTTTTTAATTCGTTTAAACAAAAACCATGTTCCTATTATGGCAATACTAGTGTCGGCAGTATTTGCTGCAATCTGTGTTGTTATTAATAAATTAATTCCGGAAAAAGCTCTTAGTTATCTTATGTCTTTAGTTGTTTCTGCACTGATTATTAATTGGATAATGATAAGCCTAACCCATTTATACTTCAAAAAAAATAAAATAAAACAGGGGATAGTTCAAACTAAATTTCCAGCTTTCTGGTATCCTGTAGGAAATTATATCTGTTTGATTTTTCTTGCAGCTATTTTACCGATTATGTGGATGACAGGCATGGAATTATCCGTGGAATTAATACCTGTCTGGGTTATAATATTGTATATTAGTTATTTTATGGTCAATAAAAAGTAA